In Rickettsia endosymbiont of Lasioglossum villosulum, the DNA window CCGGTAGCTTTCGGAATCAATATTTTTGATATCCCAGTTTTCACTATTTAGTATTACTGTTTTAACATTTAATTTGTTATATAAGTTTGGATTTTGCTCAGTACTTAAAACAAGACATTTATTATTAGACTCTTTAATTAAAGAGTCTAATTTACTGAAATATCTTAAGCTTTTTTGACTGTCGCTATATAATTTTGTCGTACGGATATTTGTATCAACAAAAAAATACTCGCTACTGTCGCTTAATAAAATCACATCCTTTATATTAGCAAACTCGTTATTTTTAGCTTCTTGCAAATCTTGTAATTCTTTCATTGCTAGCTCAAGATTATTATTAATATCTTGTTGTAATTCAGGAAATTTTTCACTAAATATTTTAGTAAATTCCTGTAGTAAAACTTTTACGTTATCAAGATCAAGCCAAATATGCCAATTACCTTTTATGATGTTTAAATCTTTAATATCGCTGATTTTTATAATGGTGTTAGCATGATTATTAATTAACTTCTCAGCAAACCCATCAAATTCTTTATCTATATAAATAGCGATATTGGCGTTTTTGACTTTCGCTAGATCACTTGGTTTTAAATTATAATGATGCGGGCAGCCGTTACTTATGGCTAAACTCTCTATCTCCGCTTTATCTTTAACAAGCATTGCAGCTATACTTGCAATTGGAGTAATGCTCGTTACTATTTTAGGTTTAGCGTAGCTAGTAAAGCTGAAGAATATGAAAGAGAGAAGGATTATTGTCATCCCGCGGCTTGTCCAGCGTTGTGGAATGGATCTGATGTCATTCCCGCGTAGGCGGGAATCCAGAAAAAAGAAATTTTTATATTTCATAGTTTTGATTCCTAATTAATGACTGGATTCCCGCCTACGCGGGAATGACGTTATCATATCCAATAACTCCGACTTACTTAACTTAAAATCTTGATCTATCCAAATCTTTTTTAAGTAATTTAGTTTTTCGCCTATGTCTTTTTGTTCTATATTTATATTTAGTAAATCATGACCATTTATTGGGAATTTAGGTCGTTCTAATGAATCATATATATTTATAAATTTTGTTATTTGTGAATAATCTATTTTCCCTAATATACTTGCTGCTAATAAATATTCTTTATAGTTTTTATGCTCCAGCCAGATTTTTTTTATATCAAATTCAGTGATTATATTTTTATGAATAAAATCTAATATAGATAATATCTGGATAGTTTCATGTTTTGAGAATTTCCAATCTAGAAAATTTTTTAGGTTTAAATCTTTTTGATAATATAATAATAATGCATATCTAGTACTTAATTCTAGATTAAAGCTTTTGGCTTGCTCTGCAATTTTTATTTCATAATTTTGGATGGAAAATATCAATGCCAAAATCCTTATTTCAAACATGGCTTTTAAAACTTCAGGGCTATTACTAGAAACTATAATTCTATCAAATTCACTTTTTATGCGTTCTCGTGATAAACTCATTAAGCCGCTTTTTAGTTCATCGCATGCTTTAAATCCTTCTGGATCAAGCCTATTTGCATAATAGCTAGAAAAACGAAAGAATCGTAAAATACGTAAATAATCTTCTTTAATTCTTTGGTGAGCAGCTCTTATAAATACTACTTTTTGCTGCTTTAAATCTTCAAATCCATTGAAATAATCATATATTTTACCTTTAAAAGGGCAATAGCTTAAAGCATTAATAGTGAAGTCTCTTCTTTCTGCATCTTCAGCAAAATCATTTGTGAATACTACTTTAGCGTGTCTGCCGTTACATTCAATATCTTTCCGAAGAGTAGTGATTTGGAACTGTTCCTTTTCTAAAATAGCTGTAATTGTGCCAAATTTTAAGCCGGTTGGGATAGTTTTTATC includes these proteins:
- a CDS encoding metal ABC transporter substrate-binding protein codes for the protein MTIILLSFIFFSFTSYAKPKIVTSITPIASIAAMLVKDKAEIESLAISNGCPHHYNLKPSDLAKVKNANIAIYIDKEFDGFAEKLINNHANTIIKISDIKDLNIIKGNWHIWLDLDNVKVLLQEFTKIFSEKFPELQQDINNNLELAMKELQDLQEAKNNEFANIKDVILLSDSSEYFFVDTNIRTTKLYSDSQKSLRYFSKLDSLIKESNNKCLVLSTEQNPNLYNKLNVKTVILNSENWDIKNIDSESYRNQYLQMINQVRGCL
- a CDS encoding CCA tRNA nucleotidyltransferase, giving the protein MQTINKTLNIPSKGYEKILNLLNKKGEARLIGGSVRDALLDKESYDIDIATNLLPNEVTSILSQAKIKTIPTGLKFGTITAILEKEQFQITTLRKDIECNGRHAKVVFTNDFAEDAERRDFTINALSYCPFKGKIYDYFNGFEDLKQQKVVFIRAAHQRIKEDYLRILRFFRFSSYYANRLDPEGFKACDELKSGLMSLSRERIKSEFDRIIVSSNSPEVLKAMFEIRILALIFSIQNYEIKIAEQAKSFNLELSTRYALLLYYQKDLNLKNFLDWKFSKHETIQILSILDFIHKNIITEFDIKKIWLEHKNYKEYLLAASILGKIDYSQITKFINIYDSLERPKFPINGHDLLNINIEQKDIGEKLNYLKKIWIDQDFKLSKSELLDMITSFPRRRESSH